One region of Triticum aestivum cultivar Chinese Spring chromosome 6B, IWGSC CS RefSeq v2.1, whole genome shotgun sequence genomic DNA includes:
- the LOC123135402 gene encoding uncharacterized protein — translation MGDNSKDKSVDSSVEKLCESMQRMLAQLMEQAQVKSSSSTEIQKSILEPNPVKLTGPGDYFSWARNASLILEAHGLHKYLSEDEKKPTDVVQEQWEQNQKRVMVWLLGSMEKTVREQVESFQTAAEVWTSIEKQFSGKSNKMQVSRILHEMWHFRQDQKSVTEYAGELKKLYRDLEFFRPFKPHDPRDLSLLREWFEPLLVQGFLEGLNPEFKLRSQMIQASPDWPTLDQTIASILEEETHLANQEATPQMHGDNRAALTHAQTSVASRSDQANTTKFDYRRRNKVVCDHCKMPGHVKKNCFELVGYPPGWKQRQTSRFNGSGNNFEKKQDRAHLTSSTKELPATAAHALEEFKAKLMAVATEGSSEAVGSRATEGFEVRKNSWDWN, via the exons ATGGGAGATAACAGCAAGGATAAGAGTGTGGATTCAAGTGTTGAAAAACTTTGTGAAAGTATGCAGCGAATGCTTGCTCAGCTGATGGAGCAGGCCCAAGTAAAGTCTAGTAGCTCGACTGAAATTCAGAAGTCTATCCTTGAACCGAATCCAGTTAAATTGACTGGCCCGGGCGACTATTTTAGTTGGGCTCGCAATGCCTCGTTAATTTTGGAAGCTCATGGCCTGCATAAGTACCTAAGTGAAGATGAGAAGAAACCAACGGATGTAGTGCAGGAGCAGTGGGAGCAGAATCAAAAGCGAGTCATGGTTTGGCTACTGGGCTCAATGGAAAAAACTGTTCGGGAACAAGTTGAAAGTTTTCAAACTGCTGCTGAAGTCTGGACAAGCATTGAAAAACAGTTTTCTGGTAAATCAAACAAAATGCAGGTTAGCAGAATATTGCATGAGATGTGGCACTTTAGGCAAGATCAAAAATCAGTTACAGAATATGCAGGGGAACTCAAGAAACTTTATAGAGATCTGGAGTTCTTCCGGCCATTCAAGCCACATGATCCTAGAGATTTATCTCTCCTCAGAGAATGGTTTGAACCATTGTTGGTGCAGGGTTTTTTGGAAGGCCTGAATCCCGAGTTTAAACTTCGCTCTCAGATGATACAAGCATCTCCTGACTGGCCTACCTTGGATCAAACTATTGCTAGTATCCTTGAAGAAGAAACTCATTTGGCTAACCAGGAAGCAACGCCACAGATGCATGGTGATAATCGTGCTGCACTTACTCACGCACAAACCTCTGTTGCTTCTAGGAGTGATCAAGCAAATACTACTAAGTTTGACTACAGAAGGAGAAACAAAGTTGTGTGTGATCATTGTAAGATGCCTGGCCATGTGAAGAAGAATTGTTTCGAGTTGGTTGGTTATCCTCCGGGATGGAAGCAAAGACAAACAAGCAGGTTCAACGGCAGCGGTAACAACTTTGAGAAGAAGCAGGACCGAGCTCATCTTACATCATCGACAAAAGAGTTACCTGCAACCGCTGCTCATGCACTAGAAGAGTTCAAGGCAAAGTTGATGGCCGTTGCTACCGAAGGATCTAGTGAAGCTGTCGGCTCTCGCGCTACAGAAG GATTTGAAGTCAGGAAGAATTCTTGGGACTGGAACTGA